The Amycolatopsis sp. NBC_01480 genome segment GCGGATCTCCCTGCTGTCCGCGGTGCGGGACGCGCTGATGGCCCAGAACCTGCTCGAAATCCGCGAGATCGAGGCGCGGCGCGGCCCGACCCTGGTCTTCGCCCACAACCTCCACCTGCAACGGAGCCCGAGCTATTGGGGCTTGACGGACCTGAAGCTCAACTGGTTCGGCGCCGGCGCCATCTTGGCGTCCCTTGTGGACGATCAGTACGCCTTCATCGCGGGCAGCCTCGGCCGTAGCGAGGTTCTCGACCTCGAGCCGCCCGCCGCGGACACTTACGAGGGCTCTCTGCAAACCAGCGCTACCTGGTCCCTCACGAAGGCCACCGCGGTCGCCGATGCCCGCACCCGCGTCACCGAGGACCATCGCTACTTTCCCCTCACCGAGGCAACCCTGAACGGCGCCGACGCGGTGCTGCACATCAGCGACGCCTCCTTGATCCGGCCGTGACGGCTGGGTCTCCTCGTGACCGGACTCGGTCTCGGGGAGACCCTTCGGCCTTGTCACACCAGCGGCTCGCCGCCGTCGACGCTCAGCGCCACGCCGGTCAGGAACAGGCTGGTCAGGGCGAACACCACGGCGCCGGCGATGTCGTCGGGCGTGCCGATGCGGCGGGCGGGGCTGGTGGCGGACCGTTGAGCGAAGAGCGCGGCCTTGTTCTCCGCGCCGAGGGCGTCGTACGCGCCGGTGTCGATCGTGCCCGGCGAGACGGCGTTGACCCGGATCGGCGCCAGCTCCACGGCGAGTGAGCGGGTGAGGACGTCGACCGCGCCGTTGGTCGCCGCGACCGCGAGCATGCCGATCGAGGGTTTCTGGGCCGAGGAGCCGGAGAAGAGCACAAACGAGCCGTCCTGGGGCATCCACGGGGCCAGGTGTTTCGCCAGCAGCAGCGGGCCGACAACCTTGGTGCTGAAGGAAAGCAGGACCGTCTCCGGCGCGAGGTCCCCGATCCGGCCGCGAGCGCGCGCGGACGCCGTGGACACGACGTGGTCGATCCGCCCCAGCCGTTCGCCGAGTGCCGCCACGCTGGCTTCGTCGGTCAGGTCGACGGTCTCGGCGGAGATGCCGGGATCGTCGTAGGCCGCCGCGAGCTTTTCGACGTCGCGCCCGGCGACGATCACCTCGGCACCGGCGGCGCGGACCGCGAGCACGGTCGCCCTGGCGATGCCACTGGCCCGTCCGACGATCAGGACTTTGGTTCCGGCAAGGGATGTGGACATGGTTTTGTCTCCTTAGGACAGAACCTCGTCGGCAGCCAGACCGCGATCGATGCCGTGGGGAACCACCGTCTGCCCGGGCTCCGGCACCAGCCGCTTGCCATCGAGGAAGACGTCGACCTTGTCGGCCTCGAACGAAACCAGCCCGGACACCCGCGCCACCTCGGTCCACGCCTCGAGGTAGGACCAGGCGGCCCGCCCGCGTGAGCCGATGTCGTAGTAGCTGGCGAGGCCCTTGTACGGGCAGAAGGTCTGCCCGTCGACCGGGGTCAGTGCCGTCTCGTCCACGTCCTCGCGCGGCACGTACCAGCGCGGCGCGAACCCGGACTCGTACAGCACCACCGGCTGCCTGCTGTCGGCGACGACCCGGTCCCCGTCCCGCACCACAAGGTGCCGGGAGGTGCCGCGAATGTCGTTGCGGTGGTAGGGATCCGCGGCGTGCCCGACGATCTGCTCGTCCTCCTCGAAGAACGCGTCCATCGCCCGCCACGCGAACGCGACCCGGCCCCGCAGTTCTTCGGCGTACCCGGGAAGCCCGGTGTACTGCCACGCCGCGCGCCCCGCCCGCTTCCCTCCGCCTGCGACGGTGAACCACGCGGTCTCGCCGAGTTCGCGGTGCGGGGTGACCCGGCTGGTCGCTTCGAGGACCCCGTCGCGCACGTTCTCCCGCCGGAAGAACGCGACCGGGTAGCGCCCCGGCTCGTGCAGCAGCACCACGTCCTCGCTGTCGGCGATCCATTCGCCGCCGAACCGGACTCGCATCCGCCGGCGCAGCGGCTCCGCGAAAAGCAGCCGTTCCGGGAGTGGTTCCGGGGTGAGGAACCGTCCCACGGATCGTGTCGACAGCGGTCCCTGTTGCCAAGCCAGTCCCATAGTCGTGGCCCCTTCAGCGTTCCGCCGACACGCGGTCGAGGAAGCCGAGGATCAGCCCGGCGACCTCGTCACCTGCGCTCTCCAGCAGGAAGTGCCCGCCGTCGAGCAGGTGGATCTCGGCGTCCGGAACGTCGTCGGCGAACGCGCGGGCGCCGTCGGGCCCGAAGATCGGGTCGCCCTGTCCCCAGACGGCCAGCACCGGCGGGCGGGTGGTCCGCAGGTACTCGTGCAACGCCGGGTACAGCGGCGGGTTGGTGGCGTAGTCGCGGAAGAGCGCGAGCTGGATGGCGTCGTTGCCGGGCCGCGAAAGCAGCGCGAAGTCGTGGTGCCAGGTGTCGGGACTGACCAGGCTCTCGTCCGGCTCGCCGGCCAGGTACTGCCAGCGGGTGCTCTCGAGGGTCAGCGCGCTGCGGATGTTCGCCTCGGTCTCGGGATTCTGCTCGCGCTGGTAGTCCCAGACGGTCTTCCAGAACCCCTCGACGAACCCGGCGTCGTACCCGTTCCCGTTCTGCGTGACGATCGCCGTGACCGCCGCCGGGTCCGCCAACGCCAGCCGCCACCCGATCGGGGCGCCGTAGTCCTGGACGTAAATGGCGTACCGCGTCACGCCCAGCTGCTGGAGCAGCCCGGCGGTCAGCTCGGTCAGCGCGTCGAAGCTATAGCCGAACTCCCCAGCCGACGGCGCCGCCGACAACCCGAACCCCAAGTGATCCGGCGCGAGGACGCGATACCGCCCGGCCAGCTCCGGAATCAGCTCCCGGAACATGAACGAACTGGTCGGAAACCCATGCAACAGCACAATCACCGGCGCATCGGCGGGCCCGGCCTCCCGGTAGAACAGCTCCTGCCCCTGGACGGTCGCGTAACGGTGATGAACGGCAGCCATTTCTAACCCCTTCGACACAGGTTGATGGTTAGAGTTCAGCAGGCGTGCCTCTAACTTGTCAACCCGTTCTGAGAGGTTAGCTTCTTGTCGAGCGTGACCGACCCGGACGAAAGCCCCATCCCGGCCGCCGACGCGGCGGCTTATCCCGCACCCGCAGACGCCACCGCGCAGGATGTCTCGCCGCACCCAGCCCGGCCACCACCCGCCACTGCGCTCACCGCGCCGTGATCACCACCTCCGCACTCACCGCCAACCCGTACTCACCACCTCCACGCTCCCTGCCAACCAGCCCTCACCGCCCCCGTCCAAGGCCGTCAACCCCAGCCCCCTCACCAGGCCCGGCACTCACCCCAACGTCACCTAACCTGAGGCAGAACCTCCTTCTGCAGCAACGAATACGTCTCCCGAGCCTCGGCCGGCGACCCGAACGTCGGGATGATCAGCTCGTCCAGGCCGGCCTCGCGCCAGCGGCCGATGGTGTCCACGATCTGCGCCACGGAGCCGCCGAACACGAAGCGCCCCGCCTGGGCGTCGACCTCGCCGAAGGTCAGCACCGCCTGTGTGGTGCGGCGGATGGACCGCGGGTCGCGGCCGAGGCGTTCGCAGTGCTGGTCGAGGATGGCGGACTTCTGGGCGAAGACCTCGGGGTCGGACCAGCAGTTCCACTCGTCGGCGTGCTCGGCGACCAGGCCCAGCATGCGGCGCTCGCCGGAGGCGCCGATCAGGATCGGGAGGCGGGGCCGGACGACGGGCGTGCGCGGCGCGTCGGTGACCGTGTAGTACTCGCCCTCGACCGTGGTCCGCGGCTCGGTCAGCAGGCCGCGAATCACCTTCAGGCCTTCCTCGAACCGGTCGATGCGCTCGCGGACCGTGCCGAGCTGGATGCCGTACGCGGCGTGCTCGTTGAGCTGCCAGCCCGCGCCCACCCCGAGCACCAGGCGGCCGCCGCTGACGTTGTCGATGGTCGCCGCCATGTTCGCCAGCACGGCCGGGGGCCGGTAGGTCATGCCGGCGACCAGGCTGCCCAGCCGCACCCTCGGCACCGCCGCCGCCAGCGCGGCCAGCACGCTGAAGCACTCGTTCAACGCCGGCTCCGCGACCGCTTCGGTCCCGGAGTTCATCATGAAGTGGTCCGCCGCCCAGACGCTGTCGTACCCCGCCTGCTCGACCTCGCCCGCCACCGCGAGCACGTCCTCGGTCGACCACCCGGGGCTCAGCCACGCCCCGACCGCCAGCTGCTCCGCCACCGGAGTCCTCCTCTCTTCGGCACGCCGTCCTGCGCGCCTGGTCCCCAGCCTGCCACGCACCACCGACAAGATCACCGACCGAGCGCTGATTCCGTTTAGCCGCAGCCATTCCCCGACCGGGCGGACGGCCCGTAACTCAGCTGAACCGGCGCACACTCTCTGCTACCGTTGAAGTGAAGAGCCGTGCAGAGGAGATCCGACGTGGCAGGTGAAGACGACATCTCCGGGTGAGTCCCGGAGGTAACAAGGCCACCGGCGGGCAGCCGCCGTGGCCATGCCGTCGTCCACTCCTTTCGCTGCGGGGCCGAGGTTCCGCAGCGCGCCACGAACCCGAGGTCTCTTTCATGTCCGAAGCCTGCATCGTCGTGTCCGGCCTGTCCTTTTCCTGGCCCGACGACACCCCGGTTTTCGACCGGCTGTCCGGCACGATCCCCGGCGGCCGCACCGGGCTCGTCGCCCCGAACGGCGCCGGGAAGTCCACCCTGCTCAAGCTCATCGCGGACGAGCTGCGGCCGTCCGAAGGCAGTGTCACCACCGAAGGCCTGCTCGGCTACCTCCCGCAGAGCCTGCCGCTGACCGGTGAGCTGACCGTCGCCGAGGTCATGGGAGCCGCCCCGATCCTGCGGGCGCTGGCGGCGGTCGAATCCGGCGACGTCGCCGAAGAGCACTTCACCGCCATCGGCACCGACTGGGACATCGAGGAGCGCACCCACGCCCAGCTGGACCGGCTGGGTCTCGGCGCGGTCGCGCTCGACCGCCGCCTGAGCACACTCAGCGGCGGCCAGATCGTCTCCCTGGGACTCGCCGCCCAGCTCCTCAGGAACCCGGACGTCCTGCTGCTCGACGAGCCCACCAACAACCTGGATCTCGAGGCGCGCCACCGGCTTTACGGCGCGCTCGAAGACTGGCACGGCTGCCTGCTCCTGGTCAGCCACGACCGGGCGCTGCTCGACCGGATGGACCGCATCGCCGAGCTGAACGGCGGCGAAATCCGGTTCCACGGCGGGAATTTCACCCAGTACGAGCAGGCGGTCGAGGCCGCGCGCGAAGTCGCGGAAAAGAACGTCCGCAACGCCGAGCAGGACGTCAAACGCGAGAAACGCGAGATGCAGCAGGCGCGTGAGCGCGCGGCCCGCCGGGCGAGCAACGCTCAGCGCAACGTCGCGAACGCCGGTCTGCCCAAGATCTTCGCCGGCACTATGAAACGCAACGCCCAGGAGTCGGCGGCCAAGGCGGACCGGACGCGCTCGGCCAGGGTCAGCGCGGCCAAGGCCCGGCTCGACCAAGCCGAGCGAACGCTGCGAGACGACCAGAAAATCGCGCTGGAACTGCCGCAGACCGCCGTCCCGGCCGGCCGCACGCTGTTCCTCGGCGAGCGTCTGCGAGTGAACTACGGCGACCGCGAGCTGTTCACCGGCGACGGCGCGGACCTGGCCGTCCGCGGCCCCGAGCGAATCGCGCTGACCGGCCCCAACGGCGCCGGGAAGTCCACCCTGTTACGTCTGGTCCACGGCGACCTGGCCCCGGACAGCGGGGACCTGAAACGGGCGGAGGGGCGGATTGCCTACCTGTCCCAGCGCCTCGACCTGCTGGACGAAACCCGCACCATCGCGGAGAACCTGGCCGCCGCCGCGCCCGCGATGCCGCCCGCCGACCGGATGAACCTGTTGGCGCGCTTCCTGTTCCGCGGCTCCCGCGCGCACCTGCCGGTCGGCGTCCTCTCCGGCGGCGAGCGCCTGCGGGCTACGCTGGCCTGCATCCTGTTCGCCGAGCCGGCGCCGCAACTCCTGCTACTGGACGAGCCGACCAACAACCTCGACCTGGTCAGCGCCGGCCAGCTGGAGAGCGCGCTGAACGCCTACCAGGGCGCGTTCATCGTGATCAGCCACGACGAGCGTTTCCTGGCCGAAATCGGCGTCGCCCGGTGGCTCCGGCTCGACGGCGGGCAGCTGCGGGAGACGGCCGCGCCCGAGTGAGCCGTCCACAGTGCACAGACGCGGTCAGGGAGTCAGCACGATGCGCTGTCCCGGTGCGGTCGGGGTGGACCACGCCTGCTCGACCTGCTCCAGCGGCATCGGCACGGCGTCCACGGCGAAGGTGCCGGCCGTGATCTCCGCGGCCAGCGACGGCAGTTCGGCGACGATGCCGGCTGCCGTCACCGAGC includes the following:
- a CDS encoding SDR family oxidoreductase, with the translated sequence MSTSLAGTKVLIVGRASGIARATVLAVRAAGAEVIVAGRDVEKLAAAYDDPGISAETVDLTDEASVAALGERLGRIDHVVSTASARARGRIGDLAPETVLLSFSTKVVGPLLLAKHLAPWMPQDGSFVLFSGSSAQKPSIGMLAVAATNGAVDVLTRSLAVELAPIRVNAVSPGTIDTGAYDALGAENKAALFAQRSATSPARRIGTPDDIAGAVVFALTSLFLTGVALSVDGGEPLV
- a CDS encoding DUF427 domain-containing protein — encoded protein: MGRFLTPEPLPERLLFAEPLRRRMRVRFGGEWIADSEDVVLLHEPGRYPVAFFRRENVRDGVLEATSRVTPHRELGETAWFTVAGGGKRAGRAAWQYTGLPGYAEELRGRVAFAWRAMDAFFEEDEQIVGHAADPYHRNDIRGTSRHLVVRDGDRVVADSRQPVVLYESGFAPRWYVPREDVDETALTPVDGQTFCPYKGLASYYDIGSRGRAAWSYLEAWTEVARVSGLVSFEADKVDVFLDGKRLVPEPGQTVVPHGIDRGLAADEVLS
- a CDS encoding alpha/beta fold hydrolase, with protein sequence MAAVHHRYATVQGQELFYREAGPADAPVIVLLHGFPTSSFMFRELIPELAGRYRVLAPDHLGFGLSAAPSAGEFGYSFDALTELTAGLLQQLGVTRYAIYVQDYGAPIGWRLALADPAAVTAIVTQNGNGYDAGFVEGFWKTVWDYQREQNPETEANIRSALTLESTRWQYLAGEPDESLVSPDTWHHDFALLSRPGNDAIQLALFRDYATNPPLYPALHEYLRTTRPPVLAVWGQGDPIFGPDGARAFADDVPDAEIHLLDGGHFLLESAGDEVAGLILGFLDRVSAER
- a CDS encoding TIGR03560 family F420-dependent LLM class oxidoreductase, translating into MAEQLAVGAWLSPGWSTEDVLAVAGEVEQAGYDSVWAADHFMMNSGTEAVAEPALNECFSVLAALAAAVPRVRLGSLVAGMTYRPPAVLANMAATIDNVSGGRLVLGVGAGWQLNEHAAYGIQLGTVRERIDRFEEGLKVIRGLLTEPRTTVEGEYYTVTDAPRTPVVRPRLPILIGASGERRMLGLVAEHADEWNCWSDPEVFAQKSAILDQHCERLGRDPRSIRRTTQAVLTFGEVDAQAGRFVFGGSVAQIVDTIGRWREAGLDELIIPTFGSPAEARETYSLLQKEVLPQVR
- the abc-f gene encoding ribosomal protection-like ABC-F family protein: MSEACIVVSGLSFSWPDDTPVFDRLSGTIPGGRTGLVAPNGAGKSTLLKLIADELRPSEGSVTTEGLLGYLPQSLPLTGELTVAEVMGAAPILRALAAVESGDVAEEHFTAIGTDWDIEERTHAQLDRLGLGAVALDRRLSTLSGGQIVSLGLAAQLLRNPDVLLLDEPTNNLDLEARHRLYGALEDWHGCLLLVSHDRALLDRMDRIAELNGGEIRFHGGNFTQYEQAVEAAREVAEKNVRNAEQDVKREKREMQQARERAARRASNAQRNVANAGLPKIFAGTMKRNAQESAAKADRTRSARVSAAKARLDQAERTLRDDQKIALELPQTAVPAGRTLFLGERLRVNYGDRELFTGDGADLAVRGPERIALTGPNGAGKSTLLRLVHGDLAPDSGDLKRAEGRIAYLSQRLDLLDETRTIAENLAAAAPAMPPADRMNLLARFLFRGSRAHLPVGVLSGGERLRATLACILFAEPAPQLLLLDEPTNNLDLVSAGQLESALNAYQGAFIVISHDERFLAEIGVARWLRLDGGQLRETAAPE